Proteins encoded in a region of the Calypte anna isolate BGI_N300 chromosome 15, bCalAnn1_v1.p, whole genome shotgun sequence genome:
- the RPLP0 gene encoding 60S acidic ribosomal protein P0, which yields MPREDRATWKSNYFMKIIQLLDDYPKCFIVGADNVGSKQMQQIRMSLRGKAVVLMGKNTMMRKAIRGHLENNPALEKLLPHIRGNVGFVFTKEDLTEIRDMLLANKVPAAARAGAIAPCDVTVPAQNTGLGPEKTSFFQALGITTKISRGTIEILSDVQLIKTGDKVGASEATLLNMLNISPFSFGLVIQQVFDNGSIYNPEVLDITEETLHKRFLEGVRNVASVCLQIGYPTVASVPHSIINGYKRVLAVAVETDYTFPLAEKVKAFLADPSAFVAAMPVVAQAAAPAAAPAAAPAKEAAKEESEESDEDMGFGLFD from the exons ATGCCCAGGGAAGACAGGGCTACGTGGAAGTCCAACTATTTTATGAAAATCATC CAACTCCTGGATGATTACCCGAAATGTTTCATTGTGGGAGCAGACAATGTGGGATCCAAGCAGATGCAGCAGATCCGGATGTCCCTGCGTGGGAAGGCTGTTGTGCTGATGGGGAAGAACACGATGATGCGCAAAGCAATTCGGGGTCACCTGGAGAATAATCCTGCCTTAGAAAA GCTGCTGCCTCACATCCGTGGGAACGTGGGCTTTGTCTTCACCAAGGAGGACCTGACTGAGATCCGGGATATGCTGCTGGCCAACAAG gtgccagcagctgctcGTGCCGGTGCTATTGCTCCTTGTGATGTGACTGTGCCAGCCCAGAACACTGGTCTCGGGCCTGAGAAGACCTCCTTTTTCCAGGCTTTGGGCATCACCACAAAGATTTCCAGAGGGACCATTGAAATTCTG aGTGATGTGCAGCTCATCAAGACTGGGGACAAAGTGGGTGCCAGCGAAGCCACCCTGCTGAACATGCTGAAcatctcccccttctccttcgGGTTGGTGATCCAGCAGGTCTTTGACAATGGCAGCATTTACAATCCTGAGGTGCTGGATATCACTGAGGAGACCTTACACAAGCGCTTTCTGGAG GGTGTCCGTAACGTTGCCAGCGTCTGTCTGCAGATCGGGTACCCCACTGTGGCCTCTGTGCCCCACTCCATCATCAATGGGTACAAGCGGGTCCTGGCTGTGGCCGTGGAGACTGACTACACCTTCCCCCTGGCTGAGAAG GTGAAGGCCTTCCTGGCAGACCCCTCTGCTTTCGTGGCGGCCATGCCTGTGGTGGCCCAAGCAGCTGCACCCgctgctgcccctgctgctgctccagcaaagGAGGCAGCCAAGGAGGAATCTGAGGAGTCCGATGAGGACATGGGCTTCGGGCTCTTCGACTGA